The following are from one region of the Halarcobacter sp. genome:
- a CDS encoding rhodanese-like domain-containing protein produces MNETLIYPIIAIIAFIAYKKYTQYQVLKLVPSLLEEGAQIIDVRTKEEFSLANKEGSVNIPLDSLKNRINELDNNKPIIVCCASGSRSGLARRLLLSNGFENVHNAGMWKSLLKF; encoded by the coding sequence ATGAATGAAACTCTAATCTACCCTATAATTGCAATAATAGCTTTCATAGCTTATAAAAAATATACTCAATACCAGGTCTTAAAACTTGTACCATCTCTTTTAGAAGAGGGTGCCCAGATTATTGATGTTAGAACAAAAGAAGAGTTTAGTTTAGCTAATAAAGAGGGAAGCGTAAATATCCCATTAGATTCTCTAAAAAATAGAATAAATGAGTTAGACAATAATAAACCTATAATTGTTTGTTGTGCTAGTGGGAGTAGAAGTGGCTTAGCAAGACGTCTTTTATTATCTAATGGCTTTGAGAATGTGCATAATGCTGGTATGTGGAAATCTCTTTTAAAGTTTTAA
- a CDS encoding DUF3592 domain-containing protein, with protein sequence MESYLPYFLIFIGVGLIIFLTSLILRATKSKSWEKTSGVLLDKGTRLHISRDIITKNIDWKSIHIDVQYEYEVDGKIYISKRVTFSDMVNKPMSCLNKLLNEYLSTNKIIVYYNPKNHGDSVLFPGATIWNFTPMITGVIFISAGIFLLNS encoded by the coding sequence ATGGAAAGCTACTTACCTTATTTTCTTATTTTTATTGGAGTAGGTTTAATTATATTTCTTACAAGTTTGATATTAAGAGCCACTAAAAGTAAAAGTTGGGAAAAAACATCTGGTGTATTGTTAGATAAGGGGACAAGACTTCATATTTCTAGAGATATTATAACAAAAAATATTGATTGGAAAAGTATTCATATTGATGTTCAATATGAATATGAAGTTGATGGAAAAATATATATTTCAAAAAGAGTCACTTTTTCTGACATGGTTAATAAACCAATGAGTTGCCTAAACAAACTATTAAATGAGTATTTATCTACAAATAAAATTATTGTTTATTATAATCCCAAAAATCATGGGGATAGTGTACTATTTCCTGGAGCTACTATATGGAATTTTACCCCAATGATTACAGGAGTAATATTTATAAGTGCAGGAATATTTCTTTTAAATAGTTAA
- a CDS encoding cupin domain-containing protein: protein MSKSFEFINIGKFEDIKDSQYTLPDSKKVLEGKIFLNELMSLSGSEISLNSFAPGQYFPFDHKHIKNEEIFIILKGNGEFEIDGNKFQIEEGSVVKVSPKEVRNICNTSKDTNLLYIVIQTREDSMNSKKPTEDGISVIERTKW from the coding sequence ATGTCAAAAAGTTTTGAATTTATAAATATTGGAAAATTTGAAGATATTAAAGATAGTCAATATACCTTGCCAGATTCAAAAAAGGTATTAGAAGGTAAAATTTTTTTAAATGAATTAATGAGTTTAAGTGGAAGTGAAATATCTTTAAACAGCTTTGCTCCAGGTCAATACTTCCCTTTTGATCATAAACATATAAAAAATGAAGAGATCTTTATTATACTAAAGGGTAATGGAGAATTTGAAATAGATGGAAATAAATTTCAAATAGAAGAGGGTAGTGTAGTAAAAGTTAGTCCTAAAGAGGTCAGAAATATTTGTAATACTTCAAAAGATACAAATCTTTTATATATTGTAATACAAACAAGAGAAGATAGTATGAATAGTAAAAAACCTACAGAAGATGGTATTAGCGTGATTGAAAGAACTAAATGGTAG